Proteins co-encoded in one Pseudomonas fluorescens genomic window:
- a CDS encoding nucleobase:cation symporter-2 family protein — translation MKTPHVSHQRPEDENLGVGANMAYGLQHVLTMYGGIVAVPLIIGQAAGLSPADIGLLIAASLFAGGLATLLQTLGLPFFGCQLPLVQGVSFSGVATMVAIVSSGGEGGFQSVLGAVIAASLIGLLITPVFSRITKFFPPLVTGIVITTIGLTLMPVAARWAMGGNSHAPDFGSMQNIGLAAVTLVLVLLLSKVGSSTISRLSILLAMVIGTVLAVFLGMADFSSVTQGPMFGFPTPFHFGMPTFHFAAILSMCIVVMVTLVETSADILAVGEIIDTKVDSKRLGNGLRADMLSSMFAPIFGSFTQSAFAQNVGLVAVTGIKSRYVVATGGIFLVILGLLPFMGRVIAAVPTSVLGGAGIVLFGTVAASGIRTLSKVDYRNNVNLIIVATSIGFGMIPIAAPNFYDHFPSWFATIFHSGISSSAIMAILLNLAFNHFTAGNSDQQSVFAAAEERTLRYRDLAALREGDYFSDGKLHDCDGNEVPVIDPDADHGHGAPKAHAKSSEHV, via the coding sequence ATGAAAACGCCCCATGTTTCACACCAACGGCCCGAGGACGAGAATCTCGGGGTCGGCGCGAATATGGCTTACGGCCTGCAACACGTTCTGACCATGTATGGCGGTATCGTCGCGGTGCCACTGATCATCGGTCAGGCTGCCGGGTTGTCGCCGGCGGACATTGGTCTGTTGATTGCTGCTTCATTGTTTGCGGGGGGGCTGGCCACGTTGCTGCAAACCCTGGGTCTACCGTTTTTCGGCTGTCAGTTGCCGCTGGTGCAGGGCGTGTCGTTCTCTGGCGTTGCCACCATGGTGGCGATTGTCAGCAGTGGCGGGGAGGGCGGCTTCCAGTCGGTGCTCGGCGCGGTGATTGCCGCGTCGTTGATCGGTTTGCTGATCACGCCGGTGTTCTCGCGAATCACCAAGTTCTTCCCGCCGCTGGTCACCGGCATCGTGATCACCACCATCGGCCTGACGCTGATGCCGGTGGCCGCACGCTGGGCCATGGGCGGCAATAGCCATGCCCCTGACTTCGGCAGCATGCAGAACATTGGTCTGGCGGCGGTCACGCTGGTGCTGGTGTTGCTGCTGAGCAAGGTCGGCAGCTCCACCATCTCGCGTCTGTCGATCCTGTTGGCCATGGTGATCGGCACGGTGCTGGCGGTGTTCCTCGGCATGGCGGACTTCTCCAGCGTCACTCAAGGGCCGATGTTCGGCTTCCCGACACCGTTCCATTTCGGCATGCCGACCTTCCACTTCGCTGCGATTCTGTCGATGTGCATCGTGGTCATGGTGACCCTGGTGGAAACCTCGGCGGACATCCTGGCGGTCGGTGAAATCATCGACACCAAGGTCGACTCCAAACGTCTGGGCAACGGCCTGCGGGCGGACATGCTGTCGAGCATGTTTGCACCGATCTTCGGCTCGTTCACCCAAAGCGCCTTTGCCCAGAACGTCGGTCTGGTGGCGGTGACCGGGATCAAGAGCCGCTATGTGGTGGCCACCGGCGGCATCTTCCTGGTGATCCTCGGCCTGCTGCCGTTCATGGGCCGGGTCATTGCGGCTGTGCCGACTTCGGTACTCGGCGGCGCTGGCATCGTGCTGTTCGGCACCGTGGCGGCGAGTGGTATCCGCACGCTGTCCAAGGTCGATTACCGCAACAATGTCAACCTGATCATCGTCGCCACCTCGATCGGTTTCGGCATGATCCCGATTGCCGCGCCGAACTTCTACGATCACTTCCCGAGCTGGTTCGCGACCATTTTCCATTCGGGCATCAGCTCTTCGGCGATCATGGCGATCCTGCTGAACCTGGCGTTCAACCACTTTACGGCGGGTAACTCGGATCAGCAGTCGGTGTTCGCGGCGGCAGAAGAGCGGACCCTGCGTTATCGCGATCTGGCAGCGCTGCGTGAAGGCGACTACTTCAGCGACGGCAAGCTGCATGACTGCGACGGCAATGAAGTGCCGGTGATCGATCCGGATGCGGATCACGGTCACGGCGCGCCGAAGGCACATGCCAAGAGCAGCGAGCACGTCTGA
- a CDS encoding amino acid aminotransferase: protein MSLFSAVEMAPRDPILGLNEAFNADTRTNKVNLGVGVYCNEEGRIPLLRAVIEAETIRAAQHASRGYLPIDGIAAYDQAVQKLLFGNDSPLLAAGRVVTTQAVGGTGALKIGADFLKQLLPNAVVAISDPSWENHRALFETAGFPVQNYRYYDAATHDVNRAGLLEDLNALPNGSIVVLHACCHNPTGVDLSPADWNNVLEAIKAKGHVPFLDMAYQGFGDGIAEDAAAVRLFAESGLTFFVSSSFSKSFSLYGERVGALSIVSESKEESARVLSQVKRVIRTNYSNPPTHGASVVAAVLNSPELRAQWEAELAEMRLRIRGMREQMVALLGKKAPQRDFSFVGRQRGMFSYSGLTTEQVHRLRNEFGIYALDTGRICVAALNQSNIEVVTDAIVQVI, encoded by the coding sequence ATGAGCCTGTTCTCCGCTGTCGAAATGGCACCCCGCGATCCAATCCTGGGCCTCAACGAAGCATTCAACGCCGATACCCGGACCAACAAGGTCAACCTCGGGGTGGGTGTGTACTGCAACGAAGAGGGGCGAATTCCACTCCTGCGCGCCGTCATTGAAGCCGAAACCATTCGCGCCGCTCAGCACGCCTCGCGCGGCTACCTGCCGATCGACGGCATTGCGGCCTACGACCAGGCCGTGCAAAAGCTGCTGTTCGGCAATGATTCGCCGTTGCTGGCTGCTGGCCGCGTTGTCACCACTCAGGCCGTCGGCGGGACCGGCGCACTGAAAATCGGTGCCGACTTCCTCAAGCAACTGCTGCCCAATGCCGTTGTGGCGATCAGCGACCCAAGCTGGGAAAACCACCGCGCCCTGTTCGAAACCGCCGGTTTCCCGGTGCAGAACTACCGCTACTACGACGCCGCCACCCACGACGTGAACCGTGCCGGCCTGCTGGAGGACCTCAACGCCCTGCCGAACGGCTCGATCGTCGTGCTGCACGCCTGCTGCCACAACCCGACCGGCGTCGACCTGAGCCCGGCGGACTGGAACAACGTCCTGGAAGCGATCAAGGCCAAAGGTCACGTACCGTTCCTCGACATGGCCTATCAGGGTTTCGGTGACGGTATCGCCGAAGACGCCGCTGCCGTGCGTCTGTTCGCCGAGTCGGGCCTGACCTTCTTCGTGTCGAGCTCGTTCTCCAAGTCGTTCTCGCTGTATGGCGAGCGCGTCGGTGCACTGTCGATCGTCAGCGAATCGAAAGAAGAAAGCGCCCGCGTACTGTCGCAGGTCAAACGCGTGATCCGCACCAACTACTCCAACCCGCCGACTCACGGTGCAAGCGTTGTGGCCGCTGTATTGAACAGCCCGGAACTGCGTGCCCAGTGGGAAGCCGAACTGGCCGAAATGCGCCTGCGCATTCGCGGCATGCGCGAGCAGATGGTTGCTCTGCTGGGGAAAAAAGCCCCGCAGCGCGACTTCAGCTTCGTCGGTCGTCAGCGTGGCATGTTCTCCTACTCCGGCCTGACCACCGAGCAGGTTCACCGCCTGCGCAACGAGTTCGGCATCTACGCCCTGGACACCGGCCGCATCTGCGTGGCCGCGCTGAACCAGAGCAACATCGAAGTCGTGACGGACGCTATCGTTCAGGTCATCTGA